From a single Glycine soja cultivar W05 chromosome 19, ASM419377v2, whole genome shotgun sequence genomic region:
- the LOC114400850 gene encoding uncharacterized protein LOC114400850 — MAQQPSPSSSPPRRKTPPPPQYVEVNCRSSGKTRRFAAGTDAGFAVALINRKLKGTLVAASHIEAVKDEEEPIAFGPTSLLSNFGEGWKLQTVTLTDLSSEVGDGQFQQMAMQTPGLVSGVPSPASRISNPISFVYLVKIMFAFILIFVLGAIFTLFLDNLPAFILFLKSIT; from the exons ATGGCTCAACAACCGTCACCATCGTCATCGCCTCCACGGCGGAAAACTCCTCCGCCACCGCAGTACGTGGAGGTGAATTGCAGAAGCTCCGGCAAGACACGGCGGTTTGCGGCTGGCACCGACGCGGGGTTTGCGGTGGCGCTGATCAATCGGAAGCTGAAGGGAACGCTGGTGGCTGCGTCGCACATAGAAGCagtgaaggatgaagaagaaCCAATCGCTTTTGGCCCCACTTCGCTTCTTTCTAACTTCGGCGAAGGTTGGAAACTCCAAACTGTTACACTCACGGATCTTTCTTCAG AAGTGGGGGATGGACAATTTCAACAGATGGCAATGCAGACACCAGGACTA GTTTCAGGTGTCCCAAGTCCTGCAAGCAGGATATCCAATCCAATCAGCTTTGTATATCttgttaaaataatgtttgcttttattttgatttttgtactTGGTGCAATTTTTACTTTGTTTCTCGATAACCTTCCTGCATTCATATTGTTTCTTAAGTCAATAACCTAG